The sequence TTATGCTGCAGGTTGACTCCCACATATCCCTgtcccagattttcccccagAAACATATGTCCTGTACTGCACAGTCCCATCCCCCCACTTGGACAGTACAACTATCCTGAGTCCATTATTACTTTATGGGAATAATATGCATAAAACTTGTTAccataaatggagttacccagacatTTCAACCTGAGCACATTTGATTAGATATAAAAAGTTTAACAACAACAAAGAGAGAGCTTTTGAGTACAAGAAATGAGCCATAAAAGtaaaaaatggttacaagaaaaataaacgTAAAATGCTTACTAGTGCCTAACGTAACAAACTACATTagattcaaaacaaaaagttttctTACCACATGCGCTCAGGAGTCTTACACTGACTAAACTCTTTAGGTCAGGACACCTTCCCTAGAGTATTCAATAGCTGCTGCCTTTGTTTCCTCAGGTGCAGTGAATGCAAAGGGCATGGAAAGAGACAGAGGGGGTGCCTTCGGGTGTTTGACCCTCCTTTTTATAATTTCAGTTCCCCTCTtgaaacatttccagctgagacccaGGAGATGAAGAGTCTACCAGGAAAAATATTCCCTGATGGttttttcacctgtttgaacttcatctttccttcctgcttgatgactctgttcaCTGGTTAAATGCAAATTAAAGCAAGCACAcagtcctttgtttaggacagaccaaTTTGCCAATATCTGTTTGGGCACACTGTGGGGTTTGGAACCTGGGTTAATAACGACCACATGGTTAGGGGACATGTTAGAAACTTCCCATACAATGTTGCCATACATTGTTCACCAGGACATTACTAAACAGCAAGCTATGGATTTTCAAGTGATAGCTTACAGGGTATATTTTGTATAAAGATTACTACAATAGTGTATAGGGGataaattagggttgccaaccctccaggattagCCTGGCgtctccaagaattaaagattTATGCCATgcgatgaaatctccaggaataacATCCAGCCAAAATTAGCAGCCCTAGGGTAAACACGGGGGTGTACTCCACCACAGAGGGGCACACGGGATTTTGCTAGGCTTTAAGTGTGTTCATATACATGAGTGGAGAGTGGCCTATCCTGGGGCTGACGGAGGGGGAATATAGGGCTTCCCTCTCCGCCCCATGGCtgtgtcccggggggggggggttgtgcatCACtcgccaggccaggccaggccataCAGGGTGCGCTGGGCGAGGGCCGGGCCCATCTCCCCCGGCCCCACAGGGTGCGCTCGGCGGAGGGCAGGAAGCACTGTCGCCCCCCCGGTAGGTGCCGGGCCCCGCAGCGGCAGGAAGGGGGCCTGTGCCGAGCAGGAAAGGcagctggccccgcccccacaacACGCCACTAGGGGGCGCGCTTCGCtggaggcggaggcggcggcggcggcgggcccGGCCCCGCCATGTCTCGGGAgacgttcccggccgcgacccagCAGAGCCCGGAGGCGCAGGACGAGCCCCGCAGGTCAGGGCGCAGTGGGGCATTGTGGGTAATCAGGgacccccccctccgccccccattcACCGGAGGTGCGCGAGCGGCCGCGGCCAACTGCTGCCTGCGGGGCTGGGACCGGCCGGGCTCGTGCCCCCGCCCCATTTTCGCTGGGCCCAGCTGCCCCGGTTCGCAGCGGAGCGAGCGGGGAAAACGCCGGTCCCTGCCCGCGGTTTGCCCAGCGTGAGCCCGGTCGGCCCCAGAGAGCGGCCAGCTGCGTCCCGCCCTTCCCGGGCTCTGACCCGGCGCGGGGCCTTTACCCCCGCCTGCTCTCCGCGCAGCCAGCGGGGCTGCGAGTGTCGCGGCTGCACCAGCCGGCGCTCGACTCAGTCCCTTACCCCCGGAGGCGGAGTGATGCAGTTAGAGGCAGGCTCAGTAGCCCTTGCACTCAGCTCTCCGTGCAAGACGCCTCTCAGTCATGTCCGTGTAAAGTTAACGCTGTTCGCGCTTGTCAGCAGGACTCAGCATCCCTGAAAAGGAGCCACCTTCGTGGTAGAATGTGACAGCTGTTCAACATGGCCCACTTCCTTCATGCACCCTGTCCACTTCAAACCAGAAGTGGTGGACTTATATGTAGAGCGACAATAATCACCCCCCGGGCAAGAAAGATCCTGATCCTCAGAAGTATTTAGGTCCCCAAGAGCCCATCTTTAAAACAGTGCCATGGTACATTTTGACAAATGCTCAGGAACTTGTTTCATGATACTTCCAGCAGCATTAATGTTCTGTCATCCTAGTGGTGTAGCAAAATAAATAATGTAGGGAAGGGGAAAAGTAGTCCAGGTTAAGTTCCAAGCCAGACAAGGACAGTGTTTGTATACCATGATCTTACAAACTCATGTGTTTGACTTTAAGCGTGTGAATAGTCCTGGCCTAAAACACCAGTTCCTGAAATAGCTAGGCTTTTGTTGGAGGACAGCTATCCAGATACCGTTAACTTTTGAACCTGATAAGTTTTGAGATGGGTGCAAGCTCAGTCGTCTATCGACCTGTCACCTTCAGATCCTCCTCAACAATGATTGTTTCTTTGCTGTGGAGAATTATTAAGCGCTTTTGGTATCCAACCACTTGTCCATGTTGTAACTGAAGACACTCCCAGTTGTCTTGGTGATCAGAAGACAGTGTTAGTTACTTGTAATATAATGTTATTTGGCAAATATTTTCTTTCCCCTATTCCTATCTGCTAATAGAACAGTTGCCTACAAAAATCTGGCATTTGTTTTCTATCACATTATATAACTGATTCGTTATTGCTGTGTTTAAGACTGATCCTGTATTTTAAGTGTTTGTTACCTAATTTGTATTCTGGTTTCATAGCATGCAGCTTCCAGCTGAAAACCACTTTCCCTCCCCCATTAATTGTCAGTGCAGGCTTTCAGcataaaataatttttctttcaTCATTTAGTAAGATCAGTTTGATTTTTCATAACTTGAATGGACGATGACAAGCTGTCTTGAAGCACAGGTAATGAGAACCTTTCACAAGGAGGTCAGTGATTTGAATCCAGTGGGGTTCAGTAGTAACCAAAATTCAGAGACCTATGTAAACTAACTAGAGTCCATCTGTTTTTTTGTTGATAGGTGTCCGTattacaaaatgaaacaaaatgacaTTCTTGTTGGCAATTTCAACATATTGAATCATCAAAGTCTATGTGTGCTTCTCATTTTAGGCAGCCTCTTTAGAAGAGGGCTGGGGTACACAGGATGGCACTTCATAGAGAATTTTGCACTGTTACTACTGATACTATAATAGTGCTGTGACTAGTCTCCTGATTTGTCAATCTGGTATTCTTTGTGCACTAAATTTGCTTTACACTGATAGTTCTGAATAGTCTGCAAATGCATGTAGGTCCTCCTGATGCAAAAAAAATCATACATGTGCTTGGCTTTAAATACTTGTTGCCTAGCCTATTGGGTATTAAGATAGAAAAGTCTTGTAAATCTGAGAAACtgcatgttttttttgttttcaacatATCCCTCTAACTCTATCCCTTCTTTTTGCCAAAAGCTTTTGCCAAATCCTGTTGCTTTTTCCTCCACAACGGTTTGTAAATTAACTTTTCTGTCTTCCCAAATGCTAAATACAGACATGCCTTAGTTTAGCTTAGCTTGATCATGTTGTGACCTACCTGTTTTTCCTCTAATCACGAAAGTTCTcaaacccctcagggggttgcaaggttgtTATGTGGAGGCCTCAAGTATAtgcctcccagctagctagcAAGTCGGCTGTGAAGTCTGcactagtaagtctgctgtgaaaagtgatattaacaaacacacaaatatcacaTTAAAATAGTggtaaataaaaaaatgtttttaatttataaaaggggtcacactcagaggcttgctgtgtgaaaggggttgtaaatacaaaaagtttgagaaccactgcaatctttttcctttctctgctgCAGCTAAAATACTCTTCCTTTCTTGCTGTTCTAGTTTTGATGTGCCCATCCCTAGTGCCTCTTATTGGGCATTTTGAAACAAGTTTAAGCTCAGACCTCTGAATAGCTTTTCCACCTACCTACATCTCTGTTCTTGTTTCCTTCTATGCTGCAAAATAAACTTCACATATATGAATGGATGCAAGGCCCTACACACTGAGAATTCATTAAACTATTTTTTCCTCATCCagattggggggcaggggggaggagattGGTAATTTTATCCTTTTACTGTAGCtagagctggtttaaaaaaaatggaaatttggGAGATATTGGCCTAGTGAATTGGGACTCAGTAAACATGGGTTCTATCCTGGTCTACCATGGGACCTTGGACAAGTACTTTGCTTCCCTATAACTTGGTCTCCCCATCCCAATGTAACGATGCTTGTCcttttttgtaaagtgctttgagatctgtggatgaaaagcgCCACAAAAGCCAAGTAGTAAAATTATTTCTTCAgtgtttcagtgaaaaaaaaCATAAGATTCAGATTATTTTGACCAGCTTTAAATACAGTTTTCCCttctaaattattttcttttgtaaattaTTCATCAGGAAAtcttattcttttctttgcaGCTTGGAGGAAATGATTGTTGACAAACCAGGGAAAACACCAATTCAGTTGTTACATGAATATGGCACAAAGGCTGGTATCACTCCTGAGTACAAGTTTGAGAAGGCTGAAGGACAAGTACATCTTCCAAGTTTCACCTTTAAAGTCACAGTAGGTGAAATAACGGGCACAGGTCTGTAATGTTGCTACCCTTTGGTATAGTTGTTGGCAGtggtttaagaaaaaaaacaaaactttacaTTATTTCTAATGTATTTTCCaatgaaaacaacaacaaaaaagtaatGATTTGaccatttatttcatttatttaataGGTTAATATGCTTTGCTTTTGGTCCTTCCAGTACTTGCCAAACTTCAATAgctttgcctaaaaagcaagtttTTAAACTTTGAGTTTCACATGTGACTAAACTATCCATTAAAACAGTGCAGTTTTAGGCTGTTAATTCTGATTTGATATTTTCAGAAAGTACAGTAAAAAGACAAAGATAAATATTACCTTGGCTAGGAAAGAATGTTCACTGGCTGAAGGGAAAATCTCCAAGAGCTGCCTGCTAGCTTGAAGATTCTGGAAAACCTAACCTaaatagggctgttgattaatcgcagttaactcatgcaattaactaaaaTAAATTAATCCCAATTAAATAATAGCGAttcatcacagttttaattgcactgttaaacgagagactaccaattgaaatttattaaatattttggatgtttttctacattttcatgtatatcttgtattctgtgttgtaattgaaatcaaagtgtatattttaattacaaatattcacactgtaaaatgataaacagaagaaatagtatttttcagttcacctcatccaagtactgtagtacaatctttgtcctgaaagtgaaactttcaaatgtagatttttctttttgttacataactgcactcaaaaacaaaacaatgtaaaatttcagaggctacaagtccactcagtcctacttcttgttcagccaattgctaagacaaacaagtttgtttacatttacaggatatAATGTTGCCCTCTTCTTacttacagtgtcaccagaaagtgacaacaggcatttgcatggcacttttgtagtcagcattgcaaggtatttatgtgccagatatgctaaacatttgtatgctccttcatgcttcggccaccatcccagaggacatgcttccatactggTGACatgcgtttaaaaaaaaaaaaaaaaaagtgttaattaaatttctgactgaactccttaggggagaattgtatgtcccctgctctgttttacccacattctgccatatatttcatgttatagcagtctcagaggatgacccagcacatgttgttcattttaagaatattttcactgcagatgtcacaaaatgcaaagaaggtaccaatgtgagattgcCAAAGAGAACTACAGccctcgacccaagatttaagaatctgaagtgccttccaaaatctgagagggatgaggtagggagcatgctttcagaagtcttaaaagagcaacactcctatgtggaaactacagaacctgaaccaccaaaaaagaaaatcaaccttctgctggtgacatatATAATGAGCAtgcattggtccacactgctttggatggttttcaagcagaacccgtcatcaacatggacgcatgtcccatggaatggtggttgaagcatgcgcatctggcatgtaaatatcttgcaacagcggctacaacagtgccatgagaacacccgttctgactttcaggtgacattgtaaccaagaagtgggcagcattacctcctgcaaatgtaaacaaacttgtttgtctgagcaattggctgaacaagaagtaggactgagtggacttgcaggctctaaaattttacattgttttatttttgaatgcagtatttttgtacataattctatatttataagttcaactttcatgataaagagattgcattacaatacttgtattaggtgacttgaaaaatactatttcttttgtctttttacagtgcaaacacttgtaataaaaaaaatataaagtgagcattgtatgctttgtattctgtgttgtaattgaaagaaatatttgaaaatgtagaaaacatccaaaaatatttaaataaatggtattccattgtttaattgcgcgattaatttttttagttgcttgacagccctaattttaaattaatctgtTTGGAATAAACTACATCTATTGTCTTCATGATAGAGCACTAAGTATAGAATTAGTACATGCAAAAATATTACATTAAAGGAACATTatggttgtaaagtcaagcactcaaaagccaaggaaattccagaattaaagttgcccatATCCTTGATTTGGCCCCCTTGTACATAGCCATTATGAAAATTACATGCTCTAGTATATATTTCCATATGATCACTACTTCAGTGAAAGCATAGTTATTCATTATTTCTCTGTAGCCTTGTCAACATGTGACCCCAGGTCTTAAATACATACCATTTAAGCCGTGCACCAAATAAGAAGTTGTTAGTTTCTTCTTGGGTGTTTCTATCATCCTTTCACCAAGGTAACTGAATGCTTCTTAAACAATGAATTGATCTTCAGAACACTCATGAAATTAGGTAGTCatattatcctcatttcacagataGCAGAACTGAGTTGCAAAAAGTTTAAGGTCAAGATTACAAGTGTctccactaattttggatgctCAACTTGAGATGTCTAAGGCCTGATATTTCAGAGCACTTTGCATTTTTGACACTTTGTATATTCAAAGCACAGTCCCTATTGACTTCAGGTGTGAGTGCTCAGACTTCTGCAGATCCAGACCCAGGAGTCTCAGGTTGGGCACTCAAAAATGAGGAACATACAATTAGTGGCTCCCTTTGGAAAATTTTAGTTTGTGACTTGCCCAGCCGCCTGAAGGAATAGTgagagaggcaggaatagaatctaGTTCTCTGGGATGGCATTCAACATGAATAACCAGGAGAACATCCTCTCTCTTCTTGCagtccctgcctcattcactacacaattTCCAGGAGGTTGGTGCCACCAGAATGAGAGAGCACCTAGACTATCATCAGAGAGACTGAGTGGACCCAGtgtgctcagccagccagggATTGTCTACCCTGTGTGTCCTCAGTCGTATGCtccaggaggtgagggcagccttgcctcccacttctctctctctctttcctggagTGGGTCCTGTAGGTAGGTGCTCTCCACCCACTGCTCACCTCTGGCCCTCCAGAATTAGACATTGGACCCCTACCCCATGAGCCTCCCAGCCACCCCCAACACCCAGCCTGAGCTGGCTGAATGACATCCAGCTGTATCACCTCCAAACcaccaaggaaacatctgtaggCACTTGTGTTTCATACTATCCACTTCATTGACCTTGTGTCTCCCCCCAGCCCACCTCCCTAACACTAAGTGGTGGGACCTGCTGCCACCTGAGTTGGGGAGGTAACCTCATGGTCCATCATATATTCCATTCTGGTTCATGGCCCACGAGGGCTATCAGTTGGTGACTCCTCCATGAAGCCATAAGCATGGGCATGTAGCTGGTGCACTTCATGAACTCCCCCAACACCTGTCCTGTCTGCAGTGAGCGGGAGATCCTGGCACACATCAATGTACAGTGTGTCAGTTTGCAGCCTGTCTCCTGGCTCCTCCAAAACCTGTTAcagaggttctggctgcacttttccctcaCACCTCCTGATCCTTGCAcaccctatccgtggccccacaaagttgcAAAACCTCCTTATAAACCTCCTGGTGCTGGCAATACTGCCATCCATCATACCAGGAGGAAGAAGCTGGGCAGGGCTCGGCAACTGTGGAGCCTATTTCCAATCCTGTGCGAAGTCATGTCTCCAGGCAAAGTTCCTCTGGGCCAGTAGTTCTaaaccaggggtacacagaggtcttccagggggtacatcaactcatctttatttagcctgttgtaaaactaggcaaatatctaaagcactagcaatttttcagtaatagtgtgctgtgacacttttgtattttgatgtctgatttttgtaagcaagtaatgtTAAAGTGAGGTGacacttgggggtacacaagacaaatcagacttctgaaaggagtacagtagtctggaaaggttgagagccactgctctgggcAGTGTCCACTGACTCCTTagatgcctttgaggagcagtgggcactgtctgggttctctgctcagtgtcctcaTCCAGTTCCCTGATTTTCACCCTTTGACCTTCACTCTCATccctgttttttcatttgttgtccccagTGTTCACTTGGGGCCCAGGTTCACTAGTTTCCCCTGCCGCCAGCTAAGGGGCAGGGCCTTTAGCTGAGGGCAGGCTTAGGTCTGCCATCTCCCAGCAATCACAATAGGTACGCGCTTTCCAGCTTCTGCTACAAACAGCCTCCATTATTACACAGCCCTGATTCATACCCCAAGCAGAGCTATGCAGcgaactgaatgaggcagggtttCTGTTGGTGGGGAAGTGTGACCATGTGCATATGATAATGCACATGCACATGATTGCTGAATTAAGGATGCACAAGCTACCTTAAGCTTGGTGTTTCCTGACTTTTGCATACTTGACTTTGAAACCTTAAAGTTTAAGTATAGTGTCTTGGGATGTCATAGACAAGgtttggttgtgtttttttttaaaaagagacttaAGACATTCTATAACATAGAACATAGTTAATCAGCAGGGTTCATACTAAAGTACTTGAGGTAAAGCAGCAACTGATAGTAATAATACTGCATGCTGTCATTCTTTGTGGGGTTGATGTGGACTACCGCTAGGGGGAGATGAAAAGTGGTTTTCAGAGCTACGTATTTGCTGACAACAGAGGGATACAGAGACTCAGGACTTCCGGGTTCAATTCTAGATTCTGGAGGAATGTTCTGTTTTGGTTATATAGAATTCTGCTCTTtatgcccccaccctccccatgtcTTTCTCGGCTACTATATAACCCACCCTAGATTCCCTCAGCAAAGGCACTATAGAGAAAGCCACCCAAGCCTGCCTTCTGAGGACCCCATCTCAAACCCCATCGTAAGGGCAAGAGGGAGCATGTCAAGGGTGGGGCTGCATCACATAATGCTATAGAGATTCCAGACAGGGCTGTTACCTGTTATAACAATTTAACAAGGCCGTCATTAGTCACATGCTGTCATGCTTTAGGGATATCAGATTGTCTATTTTAATACAGGTGAAGGTCATAGCAAGAAGATTGCAAAACACAGAGCTGCAGAAGCTGCCTTGAACGTTTTAAAAGGAAATCCAAGTATTGGGTGAGTTAGGAGTGGCTGTATTGTACTGCACAAAATGTCACTGCCGATCTAAATATGGCATTAAAAGAAGCTCTgaacaccaaaaaaacccaaacaaactatCAGTTCATCAGTTGGAAGACTTCCGTTTCTTTTTGAGGaaagtttttttctaatttaaCTCTCAAAACTGACACTCTCTCaaacttatcagaggggtagccatgttagtctggatctgtaaaagcagcaaagagtcctgtggcaccgtatagactaacagacgtattggaacatgagctttcgtgggtgaatacccactgttACTTTTTCTGTAATCTGGATTCTTATATTTCATTATTTTCCTAGTGAAACTCTCTAAGATGAAATGGGACTAATGTCTTTTTTCAGGTGCTACTTCTGTTGCAAGATGGTGTACTGTGTAACTTGAAGCTGTTATACATATACAAAAAATGTACATGATTATAGTATAATAATTGAAGGCACCTCATATATATTCAGTTTTTACTATTTTTTCTGTATAACTGGTCAATCTGCTGTTTGTGTGattccccacctctgccccccaccccagccatgaAGGAGAgaaaaacatgtttaaaataaGTATCCACAAGTTGCCAAGGGACACATTAATATTAGGTGTATCTGGCTCTAAAATTTTAGATCTCAAATAATTACGATATAGTGTTTTCCACATCTGAGAAGATGGAGATTTAGCCTTGGACGCTAATCATGCaaagatttcaatgggactactcacgtgTGTAAAATGAAGTGCATGCATTAGAGTTTTGAGGATTGAGGCCCTAGGTTATTAATGGATTAGTGCCTAATTTATGTCTTCAGCAGTTTTAACTTAAaattgtcagtttaaaaaaaaattaaactattttAGTCTTTCAGTGCCAGACTCCATAGTTCCAGATTCTCCAAAGCAACCACAAAATCAAACCAATCCTATAGGTACATTACAGGTAAGATGTAACTTTTTTGCATTTTAAGACCATCATTGCATATAGTTCAGCTGTGTGTAAAATGTTCCTTACAAAAAAATGAATATTGAATAAGCCTGAATTTAAAATCTATTCTGGTTCTTAGACTTGTCAGGCATTATTTACACTAAACTAGCAGCTACTTTTTGAAGTCATTtgaactttttatttatttatttattttaaagttacaGAAGGCAGCATAGCAAGTAGTACAGGTCAGAAAAGAGCAAGCACTAATTGTGTTCACTGCGGGGAAAGCATGTAGAGAGCCAGCTGTAGTGAGAATATGAAATGTGTATGCAACTAACTTTACTATTATAATTATGTTTAAGTCCAGTTAACACTGTCAAAATAAAAACATGGTGTAAACAGGTTTAGACATGAACATTTGGCTTCCTAtaagattttctttaaaatgttcacaAAGCTGGTTGAAACTGGAGACCCGTAGACAACATATTTAGAGGATTATTTTTCATGTGTTCTGATGAATGTAAGGTGTTCTGTATTTCTGAAATTTAGAGTGTTTATGGAAGAAGAGGAACAGAATATTATGTACAGAAATCTGCCCATTTAAATAATGTTTCATGTCTGCTTTGTTTGACATTTTCATATGAAACATTTAGTATCACAGTTAATACACACATGCATTAAGTGCTAAAGTTTTAACACTGTAGGATGAACCCTTGAGGTCTAAACACAGAGTGCTGTGCACTCTGCCTCCAATCCAGGGAAGCACTCAGCCACATACGCCTTGCTGGATTGGGGCTAGAGTGCTCAGTACCTTGTGGATTGAGCCCAGACACCCAACCTTGAAGACAGTTTTGTATGTGCTTTaagcacaagtagtcccattgactttgaggGGGCTTCATATTAAAGGAAACTGCAGTGTTTTGACCTAAGTTTACTTGCATGGCTCTGAAGAATCTCATGGTTCACAAATGACTAGTTGTAAGAATGAATCAAAAACTGAGTTTCCTGCTGGACATGAGATTTGGTTGCTTCTTGTTTAACTTTTTTCCAGAGACATATTTAAGGTAGATGGTACAGAAAGCTTAGCTTAAGACACCACTTCCCTTAACAACAGTTTTCATTAAAGAATAAGTCCTTGAAGCCACATTTCATGACCATTGCTTTTAAAAACTTAAATCTAGTCAAGGTGTTTCTCTCTCTTACATACTCACATCCCTTTCATCTCCTTTAAAATATTCCATTTAGGTACCATTCTGCTCTTCAAGAGATATAACATAGAAACTTTAGTTGAAAGGCATGTCTCACTACCAGGTCAAAAAGAAAAACTCACTACCAACAAGACTAGGATTGTGTTTTTTCTACtactgtgtttttattttaatgctgTGGGTACAGTATTGTGATATGTTCACTGTCACTAGTTTTGTTAATTGATTCTCTGTTTTAAGC comes from Mauremys reevesii isolate NIE-2019 linkage group 11, ASM1616193v1, whole genome shotgun sequence and encodes:
- the PRKRA gene encoding interferon-inducible double-stranded RNA-dependent protein kinase activator A isoform X4; this encodes MSRETFPAATQQSPEAQDEPRRSGRSGAFLEEMIVDKPGKTPIQLLHEYGTKAGITPEYKFEKAEGQVHLPSFTFKVTVGEITGTGEGHSKKIAKHRAAEAALNVLKGNPSIGLSVPDSIVPDSPKQPQNQTNPIGTLQELAVQKGWRLPEYSLAHESGPPHKREFTMTCRIETFVETGTGTSKKLAKRNAAEKLLAKFHSFPPDSINISLGNEMGNNLGCTWDALRNSSEEKITLLKRSPLSIPNTDYVQLLGEVAEEQGFVITYLNIAVTQPCN